The nucleotide window GGCGCCCCCGTCTACGTGCGTCATGAGATCGTCCACAACAAGCACGTGGTCGACTCGCTCAAGGCCAAGGGCGCGCGCTTCATCGACGAGTTGTCCGAAGCCCCCGCGGGCGCTGTCACCATCTTCAGCGCGCACGGCGTCGCGCGCGTCGTCGAACAGGAAGCGGAAGTCCGCGGCCTGAAGGTGCTCAATGCGACCTGCCCGCTCGTGACGAAGGTGCACATCCAGGGCAAGAATTACGTGTCCGCGGGCCGCGAAGTCATTCTGATCGGTCACGCCGGCCACCCGGAAGTCGAAGGGACCATGGGGCAGATCGACGGCCCCGTGCACCTGGTGCAGACCGAGGACGATGTGGATGCGCTCGCGCTCGCCATCGACACCCCGGTGTCGTACGTGACGCAGACCACGCTGTCGGTCGACGAGACTCGCGGTATCATTGCTGCGCTGCAACGTCGTTTTACCGACATCGTCGGCCCGAACACCAAGGACATCTGCTATGCCACGCAGAACCGCCAGACCGCCGTGCGCGAGCTGTGCGAGCGTGTGGAGGTGCTGCTCGTGGTCGGCGCGACGAACAGCTCGAATTCGAACCGCCTGCGCGAAATCGGCGCCGAAATGGGGCTGCCGAGCTACCTTGTGGCCGATGGCTCCGAGGTAAATCCGGAATGGGTACGCGGTCAGGCCCGCATCGGCATTACCGCGGGGGCGTCCGCGCCCGAGCGCATGGTCGAAGACGTGATCGACGCGCTGCGTCGCATCGACACGGTCGAAGTGACTCTCATGGACGGCATCGAAGAAACCATTCAGTTTCGCCTGCCGTCGGAATTGACCAAAGACGAGCCGGTTACCGCGCGCCACGCGGTCGCCGGCTAACGCAACACGAACAGGAGCCGAACTTGGCCATCCCCTTTCTCCAACAGGCGTACGTTGGCGCCTACCTGATGAAGCAACGCTTCAAGGGCAACAAGCGCTACCCGCTGGTGCTCATGCTCGAACCGTTGTTCCGTTGCAACCTCGCCTGCTCGGGCTGCGGCAAGATCGATTATCCGGACCCCATCCTGAATCAGCGCGTCTCGCTCAAGGAATCGCTCGACGCGGTCGACGAGTGCGGCGCCCCGGTTGTCTCCATTGCCGGTGGCGAGCCGCTGCTGCACAAGGAAATGCCGCAGATCGTCAAGGGCATCATCGAACGCAAGAAGTTCGTGTATCTCTGCACGAACGCACTGCTGCTCGAGAAAAAGATCGACGATTACGAGCCGAGCCCGTTCTTCGTTTGGTCGATCCACCTCGACGGCGACCGTGAAATGCACGACGCGGCCGTGTCCCAGGAAGGTGTGTACGACCGTGCCGTGGCCGCCATCAAGCTGGCCAAGTCGCGCGGCTTCCGCGTGAACATCAACTGCACGCTGTTCAACAACGCCGATCCCGAGAAAGTCGCCAGGTTCTTCGATTCGACCAAGGACCTGGGTCTCGACGGCATTACCGTCTCGCCGGGCTATGCCTACGAGCGCGCCCCGGATCAGCAACACTTCCTGAATCGCTCGAAGACCAAGCAGTTGTTCCGCGACATTCTCAAGCGCGGTGACGGTGGCAAGAAGTGGACGTTCAGCCAGTCGAGCCTGTTCCTCGACTTCCTCGCCGGCAACCGCTCGTATCACTGCACGCCGTGGGGCAACCCGACGCGCACCGTGTTCGGCTGGCAGCGCCCGTGCTACCTGCTTGGCGAAGGCTACGCGAAGACGTACACGGAACTGATGGAAACCACCGACTGGGACAAGTACGGCGTGGGCAACTACGAGAAGTGCGCGGACTGCATGGTCCACAGCGGCTTCGAAGCCACTGCCGTGAACGAGACGATGTCGCACCCGCTGCGCGCGCTGGGCGTGGCGCTCAAGGGCGTGCGCACCGACGGTCCGATGGCCGACGACATCTCGTTCGCAAAGCAGCGGCCGGCCGAGTACGTGTTCTCGAAGCACGTCGAGATCAAGCTCGACGAACTGCGCCGGGCCAAGGCGTAAATGCCGTCGCGAGTGCTGGTCACCGGCGCCTCCGGGTTCGTCGGTTCCGCGGTGGCTCGCACGGCGCTTGCACGCGGTCACGAGGTTCGCCTGCTGGTGCGTGGCTCCAGCCCCCGCGCGAATCTCGCCGATCTGCCTGTCGAGGTCGTGGAAGGCGACATGCGCGACGCTGCCTCGATGCAACGCGCGCTCGCCGGATGCGACGCCCTGCTCCACGTCGCCGCCGATTATCGACTCTGGGCAAAAGATCCCAACGACATCATGCGGGCCAATATCGACGGTACGCGCACGGTGATGGACGCCGCGCTGCGCGCCGGCGTCCAGCGCGTGGTGTATACGAGCAGCGTAGCCACGCTGCGCGTGCACGATGCCGTCGGCCCGGTCGACGAAACCCGCCCGAACGACGAAGCCACGACCATCGGCGTCTACAAGCGCAGCAAGGTCGCGGCCGAGCGACTGGTCGAGCGCATGATCGCCAACGACGGCCTGCCGGCCGTCATCGTCAATCCGTCCACCCCGATCGGCCCGCGCGACATCAAGCCTACGCCGACCGGACGCATCATCGTAGAAGCGGCGCAGGGCAAGATTCCGGCGTTCGTCGACACCGGCCTGAATCTCGTGCATGTCGACGACTGCGCCGAAGGGCACTTGCTGGCGCTGGAGCGCGGCCGCATCGGCGAGCGCTACATTCTCGGCGGCGACGATGTGCTGCTGCGCGACATGCTCGCCGGCATTGCCGACATGGTCGGCCGCAAGGCGCCCACGATCGCCCTGCCGCGCTGGCCGCTCTACCCGCTGGCGATGGCCGCGCAAGGCGTGGCGCGCTTCACGGGCAAGGAGCCCTTCGTGACGGTCGACGGCCTGAAGATGTCGCGCTATCACATGTTCTTCTCGTCGGAGAAGGCCAGGCGCGATCTCGGCTACACTGCCCGCCCCTACGCCGACGGCCTGCGCGATGCGCTTGCCTGGTTTGGTTCCGCTGGATATCTCTCATGACTGTTCTGGCCTGGATCGCCGCGCTCTCGCTGGCCATCTGGATCTATCTGCTCAGCTCGCAAGGCGGCTTCTGGCGCGCCCGTGAGCGCGACGATCTCGACGACGACACCCTGCCCGTTCCCGCGACGTGGCCGGCGGTCGCCGTCATCATTCCCGCGCGCAACGAAGCCGAGTCGATCGGCCAGGTGGTGGAATCGCTGTGTCGTCAGGATTACGCGGGGCGCCTGCGCATCGTGGTGGTCGACGATCAGAGCAGCGACGGCACCGCCGATCTGGCTCGCGACGCCGCCGCGCGTGCCGCCGCCGAAGGGTTCACGCGCCGCGTGGACGTGCTCGGCGGCCAGCCCCTGCCGGGGGGATGGACGGGCAAGATGTGGGCCGTGCGTCAGGGCGTGGCGTTTGCAAGCGACCCCGCCACGAACGACGACGGCGTGCCGCCGGACTACCTGCTGCATACCGACGCCGACATCGCGCACTCGCCAGATAACGTACGCCGTCTGGTCACGCGTGCCACGGGCGACGATCGCGTGCTCGTCTCGCTCATGGCGAGGCTGCGCTGCACGGCCTGGTTCGAGCGCACGCTAATCCCGGCGTTCGTGCTGTTCTTCCAGATGCTCTACCCGTTCGCGTGGGTCAACGATCCCAACAGGCGCATGGCGGCCGCGGCCGGCGGGTGCATGCTGATTCATCGCGCCTCGCTTGAAGCGGGCGGGGGAATCGAAGCCATTCGCGACGAGATCATCGACGACTGCGCCATGGGCCGTCTGCTCAAGAAGCAGGGATCGATCTGGCTGGGACTCACGCAGCGCGCCGTGAGCGTGCGTCCGTACGACAACCTCGGCGAAATTCGCAAGATGGTGTCGCGCACCGCGTACGCGCAGTTGAAGTATTCGCCGGTGCTGCTCGCGGGCACGCTCGTGTCGCTGCTGCTCACATTCATCGTGCCACCGGTCATGACGATCTTCGCCACGGGAATCGCCCAGTGGCTGGGGTTGTTCGCCTGGCTGGCCATGACGCTGGCATATCTGCCGATACTGCGCTTCTACCGCCAGCCGTCGAGCTTCGGTCCCATGCTGCCGCTGGTGGCTGCGCTTTACACCGTCTTCACCTTCGACTCGGCGCTGCAGCATTGGCGCGGTCGCGGCGGCATGTGGAAGGGACGCGCACAGGCCCGCGGGCAGCAATCCTCGGACGCATGATCCGACGCCATCACGAACGTCGGCGCCATTGCCTCCGAGAAAAAAATGCCAGCGTGTTCAAAGACACGCTGGCATTTTTTTAGACACGCGGCGCCAGCAACCTTCCGACCGTCTATCCGGTGCCTGCCGATACCGGGCGTCGCGCACGAATCGCGTCAGATACCCGCCGCGTCCGCACCGAAGCCTTCGCCCAACTTGAGCGCGACGATCTGGCGGCCATGGCGCAGCGCCTGCCTGGCGCGGCCGGCGTCCTGTCCGACGCGCAGTAGCGCGGGCAGTTGCCTCGGATTGGCGGCGAGCGAGCGCAGCACGCCGAGGATATCGGTGGAACCGTCGCTGCGCATGCCCGCCAGCGCCGCCGGCGGCAACGTCCGCTCGGCCGGATCGATCACTACCCGCGCCACCACGAACGGCAGGCCGTGCGCGTGAGCGACACGCGCGACGATGTGCGACTCCATGTCGGCCGCCGCCGCCCCGCTCTCGCGGAACAGGGCTGCCTTGTCGCCCACGCTGACCACCGGCGCCGTCACGCCCGCCATGTCGGCACGCAGGGCGCCGGGCATCGCGCGATGCAACGCGTCGGCCCAGGCGATGGACGTGACATACTCGTGCGCCTGTCGCGGCATGTCGAGTACCTTGTGCGCGATGACCCACTGCCCGGGCGTCAGACCGGGAATCAGCCCACCGGCCGTGCCGAAGCTCACCAACCCGCGCGCGCCGCCCGAGGAGGCGATCGCTCCCTCCAGATCGGCGGCAAGCGTGGCATTTTGCGCGCACACCACCCGTACGCCGTCGCCGCGCGCAATGCGCGCCTCGAACGGCATGCCGGTCACCACGATGACGGAGGGACGCATGAGTGTTTGCGCGCGCTTGGTCATTACATGCCGCAAGGGACCGGGCAGTCGTTGCGAACCGTCAGGTTCCGGTAGCGGGCGAGTGCCCACAGCGGGAAGAACTTGCGATAGCCGTGGTAGCGCAGGTAGAACACACGCGGGAACCCCGTGGCCGTGTAGAGGGCTTCGTCCCACAGCCCCTCATCGTTCTGCGTGTCGAGGAGATAGTCGATGCCGCGCTTGACCGCCGGGTCATTGGCCTTGCCCGCCGCCATCAGACCGAGCAATGCCCAGGCGGTCTGCGACGACGTGCTCGGCGCCGATTCGTAGCCCTTGTACTCGAGCTTGTAGCTGTCACCGTCCTCGCCCCAGCCGCCATCGGCGTTCTGGATCGAGATCAGCCATTGGGCCGCGCGCGCGAGCGCCGGGTGCTCCGGCGTCAATCCCGCGGCCTGCAAGCCGCACATGGCGGACCATGTGCCGTACACGTAATTCATGCCCCAGCGGCCGTACCAGCTGCCGTCGGCTTCCTGATCGTCGAGAATATATTTCAGTGCCAGTTCAGCCGAGGCGCGACGCTCGGGCGACGACGGCAACTGGGCGAGCATCGACAGGCAACGGGCCGAGACGTCGACGGTGGGCGGATCGAGCAGCGCCCCGTGATCCGAGAACGGAATGTTGTTCAGATACAGATGGGTATTTTCCGGCTCGAATGCGCCCCATCCGCCGTTACTGCTTTGCATGCCGATGACCCATTCCGTGCCCCGGTCGATGGCATGGCGCATCGGACGAGTGCTGGCGTCGACCTTGTCGTTCTCGAACTTGCCGGCAAGCTTCTCATAGCGGTCCATCGCCATCGCCACCACGGCGGTATCGTCCACATCCGGGTAATGTGGATTGGCGAACTGGAATGCCCAGCCGCCGGGGCGCACGTTCGGACGACGCGAGATCCAGTCGCCGCGCACGTCCAGAATCTGCAACGGGATGAGCCACTCCAGCCCCTTGCCCGCCATTTCGATGGCGCGCTTGTCTCCCGTCTCGAGCAATGCGTGCGCCGACAGCGCGGTATCCCACACGGGCGACAGGCAGGGCTGCACATACGTTTCGTGGTCGGCCGGCGTGACCAGCTTTTCGACCGACTTGCGGGCAATGGCGCGGCTCGGATGATCCTCCGGGTAGCCGAGCACGTCGTACATCATGACCGCATTGGCCATGGCCGGATAAATCGCACCGAGCCCGTCCTCGCCGTTGAGCCGCTCCTCCACGAACGCCACCGCGCGATCGATCGACTTCTGGCGCAGCCGCTTCGGAAAGCACGGGTCGAGCGCGCGCAGCACGTGATCGACGCCCGAGAAGAACGTGAACCAGAAGCGGCTCTGATGCGGGGCCCGCTTGGGCGGGCCCACGTCCTTCGGGTTGCCGATGAACAGCTCGTCGATCTGCACGCCTTTCGGGTTGCGCGCAAGCGGACGCCGGGCCTGCAGCACCAGCAGCGGCACGATCACCGTGCGCGCCCAGTACGACACCTTCGACAGGTGGAACGGGAACCACTTCGGCAGCAGCATGATTTCGACCGGCATCATCGGCACCGCCTTCCAATCGAGCACGCCGTACAACGCGAGCAGGATGCGCGTGAAGACGTTCGAATTCTGAGCGCCCCCGCGCGACAGAATCGCCTCGCGGGCGCGCACCATGTGCGGCGCGTCGATCGGCTCGCCGATCATCTTCAGCGCGAAGTACGCCTTCACGCTCGCGCTCATGTCGAACTTGCCGTCTTGGAACAGCGGCCAGCCGCCATGTTCGCCCTGGATGCGACGCAGATAGGCGGCGATCTTGCCTTCGAGTTCAGCATCGACCTTCTCGCCCAGATGATGGCGCAGCAGCACGTATTCGGCCGGGATCGTCGAGTCGGCCTCCAGTTCGAAGAGCCAGTGGCCGTCGTCCTGTTGCAGGTCGAGTAGCGCGGCGATCGAGCGCTCGATGCCCGACTCCAGCGTCTGCGTGGCCATTGCCGTGCTCACCTTCTGGGCGAGCTCGGTATGCAGCTTGAGGTCCACCGCCGTGGCGGTGGCCGTGCGTCGCGCTTCCTTCTCGGAAGCATCGCGTATCGTATCCATGGCGTTCTTGCCTGTTCAAAGGCGTATCGACGGCGCGCCGGGCGCACCGGTTAAACATTCACACTTGCGTTGGCAGCCGGCTCTGCGACCGGCTCGGGCGAGAAACGTTACCGACGTTTGCGCTTCGCTCGTGCTGCATTTGCGCTTCATTTGCGCCGCGTTGATCCCTGGCTCACGCAGGCCGGAGCAGATCGGCGGCGCGGTTGCCGCTGCGCAGCGCCCCTTCGATGGTGGCGGGCAGCCCGGTGGCCGTCCAGTCTCCGGCCAGCGCGAGATTGCGCCAGCGCGTGCGCGCGCCGGGCCGGCGCTTGTCCTGCGCCGGCGTTGCCGCGAACGTGGCGCGCTTCTCGCGCACCAGTTGCCACACCGGCATCGGGGTCGACTGCACCTTGCAGGCACGCGCCACCTCTTCCCAGATACGAAGCGCGAGCGACTCGCGCGATTCGTCGAGCAGATGGTCCGCCCCGCTGATCGTGACCGACAGACGACCGTCGAAAGCGAAGATCCAGTCGCTCACGCCGTTCACCACGCCGATCATCGGCGGGCATCCCGGCGGCGGCGCAATCTGATAGTGCGCATTGACGATGGCGCGATATTCGTCGGGCGTCGTCAGACCCGGCACCAGCGAGGCCGCGACATTCGGCGGGACGGCCAGCACGACGGCATCGTCCACGGCGAGCGCTTGCGGCCCATCGCCGAAATCGATCGCGTCGACGCGGCTGTCGTCCTCGGCAAAACCCAGCGCGCGCACCCGGTGCTGCATCATCACGCGGGCGCCGTTCGCCTCGAGGAACGCGAGCGCCGGGGTGACGAACGACACGTCGAGTCCTTCACTGGCAATGAGCGGATGGCACGCCTTGCCGCCCGCGGCAAGCGTCTCGCGAATGACAGCGGCCGCCATCTGCGCCGAACCCTCGGCGGGGTCGGCATTGAGTACAGCAAGAAACAGCGGGTGAATCAGTCGCTTGTACAGCGCTGGCGGGCAACGCATGGCGTCGGTCATCGTCGCGTCGGGTCCGGCGCGGAGCAACGGCGCCAGCGACAGATAGTCCGACCATTTCGTGCCGGGCACGCGCGCTTGCTTGTCGAAAATCCACCATGGCAGGCGTCCTTCCGAGAGTCGCACTGTCCAGCGCTCATCGCTGTCGAGATCCACGAAGGCGAACTCCGCGCGATCCGGGCCGGTCAGCGTGTGCGCCGAGCCGATCGTGCGCGTGAACTCACGCATCGTGCCGTTGCCGGAGAGCACCAGGTGATTGCCGTTGTCGATCACGGCGTTCAGTTGACGGTCGAAATACGAACGGCAACGCCCGCCCGCCTGTGGCGCCGCTTCGTGCAGCACGACCGACTCGCCGCGGGCGGCAAGCCTGACCGCGGCAGCCAGGCCCGCAAGGCCGGCGCCGATGACGTGAACCGTGCCCACCATCAGAGGATCATCTGCCGCAGCAGCATCAGGATCAGACGCCAGCGCGGTACACGCACGCGCTCGCGGGGCACGGCGAAGCCGCGCGCAATCAATTTATCGAGGATGGCGCCGTATGCCTTGGCCATGACGGCGGGCGCGACGACCACGCGGCGCGGGTGACGCGCCATGATCGCGCGCGCCTTGGCGTAATGCGCATGGGCCTCGGCCACCAGCGGCGCACAGGCGCGATCGAGGTTGGCGGCGACCACCGACGCCGGCGTCGGGTCGACGACCCCGGCGTCCGCCAGCGTTTCGCGCGGCAGATAGACGCGACCGATGCCGGCATCTTCGTCGATGTCGCGCAGAATGTTCGTCAACTGGAGCGCCCGGCCGAGGTGGTGCGACAACTCGATACCGTCCTGCTCGGGCATGCCGAAGACCTTGACGGACAGCCGGCCCACGGCACTTGCCACGCGATCGCAATACAGATCGAGCGTGGGCAGATCAGGCGCGACGATCGGTCCGCACGCGTCCATTTCCATGCCGTCGATGACCGCGAGAAAGTCGTCGTGCTTCAGGCCGAACTGCTTGACCACACGGGCAAGGTTGGCGAGCGACGGCGTCGGGCGTCCGTCGTAAAGATCGGCCAGATCGCGTCGCCAGCTTGCCAGGCGCGCCATGCGGCTCGCCGGGGAATCGTCGCCATCGTCGGCAATGTCGTCCACGGCGCGGCAAAACGCGTAGATCTCGAACATGCCTTCGCGCTGCGCGGGCGGCAGGATGCGCATGGCGGCGTAAAAGCTGCTGCCGGAGGCCACGCGGGCGTTGCTCTGCTCAGGCGAAATTTCGATCGGTTCGGCGACGCTCACGAGGCTCCTCGTCGTGCAGGGGAACAGGGTGACACCACGAAAAAAACTCTGGGGGATTCTTGCAAGGAAGGAAGTATACCGGGGATTGGCGTGACTTTCCCGCCAGAATTCGGAACGATAGCATAGAATCTCGGGGGTTCCGGATTGTCCCGGTTTCTGCTATCGCAGCCCTTCCCGCACCGGGCGCACCGCCCGGCCGGCGAACGGCAATGCCCCTTTTGCCGCCCCCAGTCGATGACTTCCGACGCCAAGATCGAGCACTACGAGAACTTCCCGGTCGCCAGCCTCCTGTTGCCGCCCGAAATGCGCGCGCCGGTGGGCGTGATCTACAACTTCGCCCGCACGGCCGACGACATCGCCGACGAAGGCGACGCCACCAATGCCGAGCGTCACGCCGGCCTCGCCGCCTATCAGGCAGAACTCGACAAGATCGCCGCAGGTCTGCCCACGTCGCCCGACAAGCCGCTGTTCGCGGCGCTCGCGCGCGTGATCGCGCAACACCGGCTCAGCGTCCAGCCCTTCTCGGACCTGCTCAGCGCGTTCGACCAGGACATCGAGACCAAACGCTACGCCACGTTCTCCGACCTGCGCGACTACACGCGGCGCTCGGCCGATCCGGTCGGGCGCATCATGCTCGCGCTGTTCAAGCTCGACACGCCCGAGAACATCGCCTGTTCCGACGACATCTGCTCCGCGCTGCAACTCATCAATTTCTGGCAGGACGTGGAAGTCGACTGGCGCAAGGCGCGTGTCTACCTGCCGCAGGAGGACATGGCCCGCTTTGGCGTGAGCGATGCCGACATCGGGGCGCGGACCTTCGACGACCGTTGGCGCGCACTCATGCGCTACGAGGTCGATTTCGCGCGTCGCATGATGTTGCGCGGCGCCCCGCTCGCCAACCGCGTGCCGGGCCGCTTCGGCCTCGAGTTGTGCTGCGTGGTGCATGGCGGCCTGCGCATCCTCGACATGATCGAGGCGGCCGATTACGACGTCTTCCGTCACCGTCCGCAATTAGGCAAGGCCGACGGCTTGCGAGTGTTCCTGCGCGGCCTGTGCATGAAGATGCGCGGCAGGCCGCCCCGGGATCGCGCGGCGTAACGACCCACCCACCGGCGTGGCACCACCGATTGCGTCGCCTTTGGCGCTTCTCGGCGAACCACGATTCCCTTACCGTGATGGCAAGGCGCGTTCCGCCCGAACGCCCTGGCCGCCACCCGAGGGAGTCCGCGCGTGAATCTGCCTGCCAGCCTGCAACGCCTTGCATCGAAGCGCGCCCCGTTGCGCTCGCATGCCGGCGCGCTCTTCGCCATCGTGATCGTGGCCTGGGGCGTGAACTGGCCGGTCAGCAAGGCCTTGCTGGCCCATGTGTCACCGTGGTGGAGCGCGGCGTTGCGCTCAGCCGTCGGCATGACCACCCTCTTCGTGATTTGCGCGCTCACGCGGCGTCTCGTGCTGCCGCGACGGGGTGATCTGCCGGTGATCCTGAGCGTGGGGTTGTTGCACATGGCGGTGTTCTCCCTGCTCGTCGCGCTCAGCCTCCAATACGTCAGCGCTGGGCGCTCCGCCGTGCTTGCCTACACCACCCCGCTCTGGGTCATGCCCGCGGCGCGCCTCTGGCTCGGCGAGGTGCTCACGCCGCGGCGACTGTCGGGACTCGGTTGCGGCCTGATCGGATTGGGCGCGATGTTCAATCCGCTCTCCTTCGACTGGCACGATCACCTGGCGATCCTCGGCAACGGCCTGGTGCTGGTGGCGGCCTTCGTGTGGGCCGTGGCCATTGTCCACATGCGTGCCCATCGTTGGGTCAATGGCCCGTTCGAGCTCAGTCCCTGGCAGTTACTGCTTGCGACTGTCGTAATGACGGCGATCGCCTGCATTGCCGACGGTGCGCCGCACGTGAGCGGATGGGCGGCCTTTACGGGGTTGATGGCGTACGGCGGTGTCGTGGGCGGCGGCATTGCCTATTGGCTCGCAGGCGTGGTCACACGGCGCCTGCCGGCCGGCGTCACCTCGCTTGGCTTGCTCGGCGTGCCGGTCGTGGGCACGCTCGCATCCGCGCTCATCCTGCGCGAACCGCTGGGATGGGATGTCTGGCTCGCCCTCGCACTGATCGTTGGCGGCATTGCGCTCGGCACCGTCCCGGGCGGGCAGCCAACCGCTGCGACGCCATGCCGCACCGACCGCGCGCCCTGAGCCGCGTCACGCTTGACCCATCGCAACATTCGTTCGCCGCGCCGATGACAGACTGCCATCTCGCGGGTGCGGACCCTCGCACCGCGCGCGCAATCCTCGACGAACGGAACTGACATGAACGAGCAATGGTTGACGCTGGCCGGCCGCCGGCTGGTGCCGGTGGTGCAAGGCGGCATGGGAATCGGTATCTCGGCGCACCGGCTGGCGGGCACGGTGGCGCGGCATAACGCCATGGGCACGATCGCGAGCATCGATCTGCGCCATCATCATCCGGACCTGCTCGCCCGCGTCGAAGGCATACGCGATAAAGCGGCGATAGAAGCCGTCAACCTGATCGCGCTCGATCGGGAAATCCGTGCGGCCAAGGCCATTGCCGACGGCCACGGACTCGTGGCGGTCAATGTCATGAAAGCGGTGAGCGCGCACGCCGCGCTCGTGCGGCAAGCGTGCGAGAGCGGTGCCGACGCCATCGTCATGGGCGCGGGCCTGCCGCTCGACCTGCCCGAACTCACGGCGTCGCACCCCCACGTCGCGCTCATCCCGATTCTGTCCGATTCGCGCGGCGTGAGCCTCGTGCTGCGCAAATGGATGAAGAAAGGACGCCTGCCCGACGCCATCGTGATCGAGCATCCCGCACATGCGGGCGGCCACCTCGGAGCGTCGCGCATCGAGGATCTCGGCGACGCCCGGTTCTCGTTCGAGCGCGTGCTCGGCGAGTGCCGCGAGATCTACGCCACGCTCGGCATCGAGTGGCATCGCGTGCCGCTGATCGTTGCCGGCGGCATCCACCGTCATGAACAGGTTCGGCACTGGCTCGCCCAAGGCGCGGCCGGGGTGCAGTTGGGCACGGCATTCGCCGTGACCGAGGAGTCGGACGCGCATCCGGCATTCAAGGCGGTGCTCGCGAGCGCGCAGCCGCAGGACATTGCAGAATTCATCAGCGTGGCCGGACTCCCTGCGCGCGCCGTGCTCACGCCATGGCTCAAAAAATATCTATCGCGCGAAACCGCGTTGCAGGCCAAGGCGAAAGTGCGCCAGTGCCTCGAGGGATTCGATTGCCTTCAGGCATGCGGCCTTCGTGATGGCGTGGCGCGCATCGGGCAGTTCTGCATCGATCTGAAGCTGGCGCAGGCCGTGCGCGGCGACGTGGCGCGCGGCCTGTTTTTCCGCGGCCGCGACCCCCTGCCGTTCGGTGAACGCATTCGCCCCGTGGCCGAGCTCATGCGCTATCTGCTCACCGGCGAGCGGCCGGACGGGCCGAACGACATCGCGCCGGCCGCCTCCCGGTAACACGCCCGGCGCCCGGGCCTTGTTGTCCCAACGTCGCAAAGTCGGGCCAACGCGGCCCATCCAGCCTATGCGGCCTATGCGGCCACGTACGACGTCTTCACGGTCGTGTAGAACTCGACTGCGTAGCGGCCTTGCTCGCGCGCCCCGTAGCTCGACGCCTTGCGTCCACCGAACGGCACGTGATAATCGCCGCCGGCCGTCGAGACATTGGTCATCGTCATGCCTGCCTGCGCGTGCCGCTTGAAGTGATTCGCATACTTCAGCGACGTGGTGCAGATGCCGGCTGACAGGCCGAACTCTGTATCGTTCGCGAGCGCGAGCGCGTGCTCGTAGCCATCGGCCGGGATCACGCAGGCGACCGGACCGAAAATCTCCTCGCGCGCGATGCGCATGTCGTTGTGGGCATCCACGAAGAGCGCGGGCGAAAGGTAGTGACCCGGGGTGGCGCGCGTCAGCTGCTCGCCGCCAAACGCCAGCGTTGCCCCTTCCTCCTGACCGATGGCGATGTACTCGAGATCCGTGCGCAATTGCGCGTCGCTCACGACTGGCCCGATATGGGTCGACGGATCGCGCGCGTCGCCTACACGCAACGTCGCCAGCCGCGCCGTCAACGCTTCGACGAAGCGCCGATGAATACGCT belongs to Pandoraea pnomenusa and includes:
- a CDS encoding NAD(P)H-dependent flavin oxidoreductase translates to MNEQWLTLAGRRLVPVVQGGMGIGISAHRLAGTVARHNAMGTIASIDLRHHHPDLLARVEGIRDKAAIEAVNLIALDREIRAAKAIADGHGLVAVNVMKAVSAHAALVRQACESGADAIVMGAGLPLDLPELTASHPHVALIPILSDSRGVSLVLRKWMKKGRLPDAIVIEHPAHAGGHLGASRIEDLGDARFSFERVLGECREIYATLGIEWHRVPLIVAGGIHRHEQVRHWLAQGAAGVQLGTAFAVTEESDAHPAFKAVLASAQPQDIAEFISVAGLPARAVLTPWLKKYLSRETALQAKAKVRQCLEGFDCLQACGLRDGVARIGQFCIDLKLAQAVRGDVARGLFFRGRDPLPFGERIRPVAELMRYLLTGERPDGPNDIAPAASR